One Miscanthus floridulus cultivar M001 chromosome 11, ASM1932011v1, whole genome shotgun sequence DNA window includes the following coding sequences:
- the LOC136490802 gene encoding cationic peroxidase SPC4-like, giving the protein MARSSGNVHVLLAMLVPLCAATAWTAAAAAAAAGPLLPLPDLQTTTRTMNENDTTTGSLSADFHALSCPDLHGIVRSAVQAARGQDVQVTAGLLRIFFHDCFPQGCDASLLVDKTDPGSEQNVEPQNKGLNQRALQLIESIRDTVHKRCGERSVSCADILAVATSHAVNLAGGPFINMQLGHFDSVGPAQPWQVQTLPAPNADVTTLLNTFAANGKGFDNPIEVVALSGAHTVGKARCSSFSDRTIRPNPNDNFAKELAQFCGGDGNRQRNLDEITPDSFDNSYFLDLIRRKGVLTSDQGLANDGRTGWIVNVFANDQGNFFEKFAQAMEKMSRLTSPGGVKARRNCLKRDAGVNLQTTVVAAGSGDDEGLAASA; this is encoded by the exons ATGGCAAGATCATCAGGCAACGTCCATGTCCTCCTGGCCATGCTCGTCCCGCTGTGCGCAGCCACAGCATggacggcagcagcagcagcagccgcagcagggCCGTTGTTGCCTCTGCCTGATTTGcagacgacgacgaggacgatgAACGAGAACGACACGACGACGGGGAGCTTGTCCGCGGACTTCCACGCGCTGTCGTGCCCGGACCTGCATGGCATTGTGCGCTCCGCCGTGCAGGCCGCGCGCGGGCAGGACGTGCAGGTCACCGCGGGCCTCCTGCGCATcttcttccacgactgcttcCCGCAGGGGTGCGACGCGTCGCTGCTGGTGGACAAGACCGACCCCGGCAGCGAGCAGAACGTGGAGCCGCAGAACAAGGGCCTGAACCAGAGGGCGCTGCAGCTCATCGAGAGCATCCGAGACACGGTGCACAAGAGGTGCGGAGAAAGAAGCGTCTCGTGCGCCGACATCCTCGCcgtcgccaccagccacgccgtcAACCTG GCCGGTGGCCCTTTCATCAACATGCAACTCGGCCACTTTGATAGCGTGGGCCCTGCACAACCATGGCAAGTGCAAACCTTGCCGGCCCCCAACGCCGACGTCACCACGCTCCTCAACACCTTCGCCGCCAACGGCAAGGGCTTCGACAACCCCATCGAGGTGGTCGCGCTCTCCGGCGCCCACACCGTCGGCAAGGCGCGGTGCAGCTCCTTCAGCGACCGCACCATCCGCCCCAACCCCAACGACAACTTCGCCAAGGAGCTCGCCCAATTCTGCGGCGGCGACGGGAACCGGCAGCGCAACCTGGACGAGATCACGCCGGACTCGTTCGACAACAGCTACTTTCTTGACCTCATCAGAAGGAAGGGAGTGCTCACCTCCGACCAGGGGCTGGCCAACGACGGCCGCACCGGCTGGATCGTCAATGTCTTCGCCAACGACCAGGGCAACTTCTTCGAAAAGTTTGCGCAGGCGATGGAGAAGATGAGCAGGCTGACGAGCCCCGGAGGTGTGAAAGCCCGCCGCAACTGCTTGAAGCGCGACGCCGGCGTCAACCTCCAGACCACCGTTGTAGCTGCTGGCTCAGGCGACGACGAGGGCCTTGCGGCCTCTGCTTGA
- the LOC136494167 gene encoding cationic peroxidase SPC4-like, whose protein sequence is MSGRVFVLAAAVGVLLAAAAVSSRPVVPLATSRAAAAGNDLSVYFHVDSCPQLETIVRSTVDAALQQNVRLTAGLLRLFFHDCFPQGCDASILLDNGERGLPPNVGLQQEAVQLVEDIRAKVHAACGPTVSCADITVLATRDAVSLSGGPSFTVPLGRLDSAAPASSNDVFTLPPPTSTVDELLSAFASKNLSDPADLVALSGAHTVGKARCSSFGAVAGPATDDITRCVTATCSAPGSSDTLRDFDFLTPAVFDNLYFIELTLKKNKGVMLPSDQGLVTDPRTSWLVQGFADNHWWFFDQFGTSMIKMSQLKGPQGNVGEIRRNCLRPNTNSGVAATA, encoded by the coding sequence ATGAGTGGCCGTGTGTTCGTcctggccgccgccgtcggcgtgctgctcgccgccgctgccgtctcCTCGAGGCCCGTCGTGCCTCTGGCTACTAGCCGCGCGGCTGCCGCCGGTAACGACCTGTCCGTGTACTTCCACGTGGACTCGTGCCCGCAGCTGGAGACGATCGTGCGGTCCACCGTGGACGCGGCGCTCCAGCAGAACGTGCGTCTCACGGCGGGGCTCCTCCGGCTcttcttccacgactgcttcCCGCAGGGGTGCGACGCGTCCATCCTCCTGGACAACGGCGAGCGCGGCCTCCCGCCCAACGTCGGGCTGCAGCAGGAGGCCGTGCAGCTGGTGGAGGACATCCGCGCCAAGGTGCACGCGGCGTGCGGGCCTACGGTGTCGTGCGCCGACATCACCGTGCTGGCCACCCGCGACGCCGTCAGCCTGTCCGGCGGGCCTTCCTTCACGGTGCCCCTCGGCCGCCTCGACAGCGCGGCGCCGGCGTCCAGCAACGACGTGTTCACGCTGCCGCCGCCGACGAGCACCGTGGACGAGCTGCTGTCGGCGTTCGCCAGCAAGAACCTGTCGGACCCGGCGGACCTGGTGGCGCTGTCGGGCGCGCACACCGTGGGGAAGGCGCGGTGCAGCTCGTTCGGCGCCGTGGCGGGCCCGGCCACCGACGACATCACACGGTGCGTGACGGCGACGTGCTCCGCCCCCGGCAGCTCCGACACGCTGCGGGACTTCGACTTCCTGACGCCGGCGGTGTTCGACAACCTCTACTTCATCGAGCTGACGCTGAAGAAGAACAAGGGGGTGATGCTGCCGTCGGACCAGGGGCTCGTCACCGACCCGCGCACCAGCTGGCTCGTCCAGGGCTTCGCCGACAACCACTGGTGGTTCTTCGACCAGTTCGGGACCTCCATGATCAAGATGAGCCAGCTCAAGGGACCGCAGGGGAACGTCGGCGAGATCCGCCGTAACTGCTTACGCCCAAACACCAACAGCGGTGTCGCCGCCACTGCTTGA